From Leptospira venezuelensis, a single genomic window includes:
- the kdpF gene encoding K(+)-transporting ATPase subunit F → MSYTFLIVLVIALCGYLSFSILKPEKF, encoded by the coding sequence TTGTCTTATACATTTCTAATCGTTTTAGTCATCGCATTATGCGGTTATCTCTCCTTCTCCATTTTAAAACCGGAAAAATTTTAG
- a CDS encoding nitroreductase, giving the protein MSSLSSETESIDISGIASSVEEAIFTRHSIRDYLSKPVEDSVLKELFSKSLRAPSWKNSQPWKVHVVSGSRRDRMAELLQERAKQSETPVPDTIWPTGFPADAKRRMFDLGMKIYGAAGIERKDKEARDKFMLRNFEFFGAPTAVFITTEFELNFYIALDIGCFLNTVMLLARSYGLGTVPQAALSAFPEVVRKELGLSESEKIVCGLSLGYPKPDSTLNKFHTPREEVSDLVKFYT; this is encoded by the coding sequence ATGTCTTCTTTATCCTCAGAAACCGAATCCATTGATATTTCAGGAATTGCTTCCAGTGTGGAAGAGGCAATCTTTACCCGCCACAGTATCCGGGACTATCTTTCTAAACCTGTAGAAGATTCCGTATTAAAGGAATTATTCTCTAAATCTCTGCGTGCTCCAAGTTGGAAAAACAGCCAACCTTGGAAGGTGCATGTGGTGAGTGGCTCTAGACGAGATAGAATGGCGGAACTATTACAAGAAAGAGCAAAACAGTCCGAAACTCCAGTGCCTGATACGATTTGGCCAACCGGTTTTCCTGCGGATGCGAAACGTAGAATGTTTGATCTTGGAATGAAGATATATGGTGCAGCGGGTATTGAAAGAAAAGACAAAGAAGCGAGAGATAAGTTTATGCTTCGGAATTTCGAGTTTTTTGGAGCTCCTACAGCAGTATTTATCACGACTGAATTCGAACTTAATTTTTATATCGCATTGGACATCGGATGTTTCTTGAATACAGTTATGCTTCTTGCCAGAAGTTACGGACTAGGAACTGTTCCCCAGGCTGCATTATCTGCCTTTCCGGAAGTGGTCCGAAAAGAATTAGGTCTATCAGAATCAGAAAAAATTGTCTGCGGCCTAAGTCTGGGTTATCCTAAGCCCGACTCAACATTAAATAAGTTTCATACACCGAGAGAGGAAGTTTCCGATTTAGTGAAATTTTACACGTAA
- a CDS encoding TetR/AcrR family transcriptional regulator: protein MSTKEKGVKDRILETAVRLFQTQGYGNTGINQIIQESQTAKASFYDYYPSKDSLGKAYIEFYGKEQLVLLEKLQSRSENARDFIQAWTHILRRQTRNSEFAGCPMANTAAQIASTSPSISEEVKKLALRTVDFLSIYLKEMQKKGQGQIPKTADTQTLARKIFACYEGVLQIWKLTGKISALDDLPEMVDAIIKSSGKK, encoded by the coding sequence ATGTCAACCAAAGAAAAAGGAGTAAAAGATAGGATTTTGGAAACTGCGGTTCGACTTTTCCAAACCCAAGGGTATGGGAACACAGGGATCAACCAGATCATCCAAGAATCTCAGACTGCAAAGGCAAGCTTTTACGATTACTACCCCTCTAAGGATTCTTTAGGAAAGGCATACATAGAATTTTACGGAAAGGAACAGCTCGTATTATTAGAAAAGTTACAGTCCAGATCGGAGAATGCGCGGGACTTTATCCAAGCCTGGACCCATATCCTAAGAAGACAAACCAGGAACAGTGAGTTTGCAGGTTGCCCAATGGCAAACACCGCAGCTCAAATTGCATCCACTTCTCCTTCCATCTCGGAAGAAGTTAAAAAATTGGCCCTACGGACAGTAGACTTTCTTTCTATCTATTTAAAAGAAATGCAAAAGAAGGGACAAGGACAGATACCAAAGACCGCGGACACACAAACCTTGGCTCGAAAGATATTCGCTTGTTACGAAGGTGTATTACAGATCTGGAAACTGACTGGAAAAATTTCTGCGTTAGACGATTTACCGGAGATGGTAGATGCGATCATTAAAAGTTCAGGAAAGAAGTGA
- a CDS encoding LIC20153 family lipoprotein, whose protein sequence is MKQKAIWLLLVLLLSASFVDCKKEDGSDLTNLALLNALGGGGDCLVAFPGKASVGVNRTRAIEGAGATSVIWGRIPFVNHPIAIVEALGMQNGDTVTFTGVDVIANPEAGGDEPVVYESADCPLAESTIVDGFVPFNSTNRNGAGPYVWTNDNAPGSYYFLLYIVGTTAPAATIERN, encoded by the coding sequence ATGAAACAAAAAGCTATATGGTTATTATTGGTACTTTTGCTCTCGGCTTCTTTCGTGGATTGTAAAAAGGAAGATGGTAGCGACCTAACAAACTTAGCGCTATTAAACGCACTTGGCGGTGGGGGAGATTGTTTAGTAGCCTTCCCAGGTAAAGCATCAGTAGGCGTAAACCGTACTCGTGCAATAGAAGGGGCTGGTGCTACTAGTGTAATCTGGGGAAGAATCCCATTCGTGAATCACCCTATTGCAATTGTAGAAGCTTTAGGCATGCAGAATGGTGACACCGTAACATTTACTGGAGTCGATGTAATTGCAAATCCAGAAGCCGGAGGAGATGAGCCGGTCGTTTATGAAAGTGCTGACTGTCCTTTAGCAGAATCTACTATTGTAGATGGATTTGTTCCTTTCAATAGCACAAACCGAAACGGTGCTGGGCCATATGTATGGACTAATGATAATGCTCCCGGTTCTTATTATTTCTTGCTATACATTGTTGGAACTACAGCTCCTGCTGCAACAATCGAACGCAATTAA
- the arsS gene encoding arsenosugar biosynthesis radical SAM (seleno)protein ArsS (Some members of this family are selenoproteins.), whose product MKSLLARGSELASSKEQLKILTEVSGKLGLPSFSDKLKEAALYPLRPTGVDILQVNVGKLCNQTCKHCHVDAGPDRREIMSKETMEECLVALATPGVNTLDITGGAPEMNPNFRWFVEEASKLGKKIMIRCNLTILLAGEKYKDLPEFFAKHKVEVVSSLPYFQKRRTDAQRGEGVFDRSIEALRKLNSIGYGIPGSDLILNLVYNPVGSFLAGGQSTLENDFKKELKQIYDVQFNSLFALSNMPISRFLESLLESGNLEAYLEKLVTAFNPVAATGVMCRNTLSVGWEGSLYDCDFNQMLDMKIEGKISKISEFNKSVLDSREILLHQHCYGCTAGAGSSCGGSIA is encoded by the coding sequence ATGAAATCCCTATTAGCAAGAGGGAGCGAGCTCGCTTCTTCCAAAGAACAATTGAAAATTCTTACGGAAGTTTCCGGAAAATTGGGTCTGCCTAGTTTTTCAGATAAATTAAAAGAAGCGGCACTCTATCCTTTGCGCCCTACCGGGGTGGACATACTACAAGTGAACGTGGGGAAACTCTGCAACCAGACCTGCAAACATTGTCATGTGGATGCCGGTCCGGATCGCAGGGAGATCATGAGCAAGGAAACCATGGAAGAATGTCTGGTGGCCTTAGCAACTCCCGGTGTGAATACTTTGGATATCACAGGAGGAGCTCCTGAGATGAATCCTAATTTTAGATGGTTCGTGGAAGAAGCTTCCAAATTAGGGAAGAAGATCATGATCCGTTGCAATCTTACCATTCTTCTGGCTGGAGAAAAATACAAAGACCTTCCTGAATTTTTCGCGAAACATAAGGTGGAAGTGGTTTCAAGTCTCCCTTATTTCCAGAAAAGAAGAACGGATGCTCAAAGAGGAGAAGGTGTATTCGACCGTTCTATTGAAGCATTAAGAAAATTGAATTCTATCGGATACGGTATTCCTGGTTCCGATCTTATATTAAATTTAGTTTATAATCCTGTGGGCTCTTTTCTTGCAGGAGGGCAATCCACGTTAGAGAACGATTTTAAAAAGGAATTGAAGCAGATCTACGATGTTCAATTCAATTCTTTATTTGCTCTTTCCAATATGCCAATTAGCAGATTTTTGGAATCCTTACTCGAAAGCGGCAACTTAGAGGCTTATTTAGAAAAATTAGTAACTGCTTTTAATCCAGTAGCTGCTACAGGCGTTATGTGCCGTAACACATTAAGTGTAGGTTGGGAAGGAAGTCTATATGATTGCGATTTTAACCAAATGTTGGATATGAAGATAGAAGGGAAGATCTCCAAAATTTCAGAATTCAACAAATCCGTATTGGATTCCAGAGAGATCTTATTACACCAACATTGTTATGGATGTACCGCTGGTGCAGGTTCATCCTGTGGCGGTTCCATCGCTTAG
- a CDS encoding arsenosugar biosynthesis-associated peroxidase-like protein, which translates to MAQETTYYKPEDLKKFGNIGEFEPDLAKKFFDYYGAVFADGALSAKEKSLIALAVAHVVQCPYCIDAYTTDTVEKGVTEEQIWEAIHVGAAIRGGATLVHSVQALNKVKELGL; encoded by the coding sequence GTGGCGCAGGAAACAACTTATTACAAGCCGGAAGATCTAAAAAAATTCGGGAATATAGGAGAATTCGAGCCTGATCTAGCAAAAAAATTTTTTGATTATTACGGAGCAGTTTTTGCGGATGGAGCCTTATCTGCTAAAGAAAAATCATTAATCGCTCTTGCAGTTGCCCATGTTGTACAATGTCCTTATTGTATTGACGCTTACACAACTGATACTGTAGAAAAAGGTGTAACCGAAGAACAGATCTGGGAAGCGATCCACGTGGGAGCAGCGATCCGAGGTGGAGCTACTCTTGTTCATAGCGTACAAGCATTAAACAAAGTAAAAGAACTCGGTTTATAA
- a CDS encoding DUF4395 domain-containing protein produces the protein MIRIGNFPDTVNEYAARTVAGLVVILSLAAIITQSLWLAGALFYGFSARVLYGPKFSLFAKLAIHGIVPLLGLGSKTVAGPPKRFAQFVGVIFSGTAFILLFFGQVFSFQVVLGVLVIFASLESILGFCAGCFVFGFLIQWGWIPEEVCEKCNNIQFAIKK, from the coding sequence ATGATTCGAATTGGTAATTTCCCAGACACTGTTAATGAATATGCGGCTAGGACCGTTGCGGGCCTTGTTGTCATCTTAAGTTTGGCCGCGATAATTACGCAATCGCTTTGGTTAGCGGGAGCTTTGTTCTACGGATTTTCCGCTAGAGTATTGTACGGGCCTAAGTTCTCACTGTTTGCAAAACTCGCTATACATGGGATCGTACCGTTACTTGGTCTTGGGTCCAAAACAGTGGCAGGCCCTCCTAAAAGATTCGCTCAATTTGTGGGAGTTATCTTTAGCGGAACTGCATTCATACTATTATTCTTCGGACAAGTATTCTCATTCCAAGTTGTTCTTGGAGTTCTTGTAATTTTTGCAAGTTTAGAATCTATTTTGGGATTCTGTGCAGGTTGTTTTGTTTTCGGATTTCTGATACAATGGGGATGGATTCCTGAGGAAGTCTGCGAGAAGTGCAATAATATCCAATTCGCGATTAAAAAATAA
- a CDS encoding adenylate/guanylate cyclase domain-containing protein produces MLSKHFETLSNTLEKEILASEQIRSKILLAAFAFAAVSWSILFLFLKEEFNQSTGIDFPFEVLIGALAFGTVYEFGFLKLLNYLKANGFKLPLLPRFGNTLIETSLPGIILFILIQKHSHPVVPLNSPISNLYLIFIILSVLRMEFGLSLFTGAIAAIQYLVTGLFFVPESPLDGESAYSFFYSKIPTYMRSGLFLASGIVAGLVGLRLKKVLKNSVERLEERNEILGMFGQYVSPSVVDKLMSQKADTASENKDVCVMFLDIRNFTKFSEDKSPSEVISYLNTLFEDMIEIVNKHNGIINKFLGDGFMAVFGAPLSDNGKDAKNAVSASLEIQKKVIEMNISGKIPETKIGIGLHFGEAMTGSVGSSQRKEYTIIGDTVNLASRVEQLNKDFGSEILATDTVYEHVKHFLEAESLPPVKVKGREKEVLIYKLT; encoded by the coding sequence ATGCTATCCAAACATTTCGAAACCCTTTCAAACACCTTGGAAAAAGAGATCCTAGCCAGCGAACAGATCCGAAGTAAGATCCTTTTAGCGGCTTTCGCATTTGCAGCAGTTTCCTGGAGTATCCTATTCCTATTTTTAAAAGAGGAATTTAACCAGAGCACCGGGATAGATTTTCCATTTGAAGTACTGATAGGAGCATTGGCATTTGGAACAGTTTACGAATTCGGATTCTTAAAATTACTGAATTATCTAAAAGCAAACGGATTTAAACTTCCACTTCTACCCAGATTCGGGAATACGCTCATAGAAACATCCCTTCCTGGGATCATATTATTCATTCTAATCCAAAAACATTCTCACCCGGTAGTTCCTTTAAACTCCCCTATTTCAAATCTATATTTAATTTTCATAATACTTTCTGTTCTCAGAATGGAGTTTGGACTTTCGCTTTTCACAGGAGCTATTGCTGCAATCCAATACTTAGTCACTGGTTTGTTCTTCGTGCCTGAGTCCCCTCTGGACGGAGAATCTGCATATAGTTTCTTCTATTCTAAGATTCCAACTTATATGCGCTCAGGATTATTTTTAGCGTCGGGGATCGTGGCAGGACTAGTAGGCCTAAGACTCAAAAAGGTATTAAAAAACTCAGTAGAACGTTTAGAAGAAAGGAACGAAATTTTGGGAATGTTTGGACAATATGTTTCTCCATCTGTCGTGGATAAACTGATGAGCCAAAAAGCGGATACCGCATCCGAAAACAAGGATGTATGTGTAATGTTTTTGGATATTCGTAACTTCACAAAATTTTCGGAGGATAAAAGTCCTTCAGAAGTAATCTCTTACCTAAATACTCTTTTCGAAGATATGATAGAGATTGTGAACAAACATAATGGTATCATTAATAAATTTTTGGGAGATGGATTTATGGCAGTATTCGGAGCACCTCTCTCAGACAATGGAAAAGATGCAAAAAATGCAGTTTCTGCTTCGTTAGAAATTCAGAAAAAAGTAATAGAAATGAATATCTCCGGCAAAATCCCTGAAACAAAAATCGGAATAGGTTTACATTTCGGAGAAGCAATGACAGGAAGTGTAGGTTCTTCTCAAAGAAAAGAGTACACAATCATCGGAGATACTGTCAATCTAGCTTCTAGAGTGGAACAATTGAACAAAGATTTTGGAAGTGAAATTTTAGCGACAGATACAGTTTATGAACATGTAAAACATTTCTTAGAGGCAGAGTCCCTTCCCCCTGTAAAGGTAAAAGGAAGAGAAAAAGAAGTCCTAATTTACAAATTAACTTAA
- a CDS encoding class I SAM-dependent methyltransferase: MQTPKSHYENFLAQKYSWMLGDLSSKEKEQLELFRSFEISPQGNGVAWDLGAGSGIQSIPLEELGFQVLAIDFSEKLLSEIKDRKSDTKIRTKVADIRSRDLYQGVSPEILLCMGDTITHLESEKDWETTISLWSSFLSPGSKLILGYRDLSHGKPGEKSIFVVRSDESQIFSCQLQFFQDKVDITDIFHEKTDKGWSVSSSSYNKLILPIDDLIKTISYKNFELKRKDEKNGMNFLLFEKL; this comes from the coding sequence ATGCAAACTCCTAAATCACATTACGAAAACTTCTTAGCTCAAAAATATTCCTGGATGTTGGGAGATCTTTCTTCGAAAGAAAAGGAACAATTAGAATTATTCAGATCCTTCGAAATTTCTCCCCAAGGAAATGGAGTCGCTTGGGATCTAGGAGCAGGCAGCGGAATACAATCCATTCCATTGGAAGAATTAGGATTTCAGGTCTTAGCAATTGACTTCAGCGAAAAATTATTATCGGAGATCAAGGACAGAAAATCGGACACAAAGATCAGAACCAAAGTTGCAGATATTAGATCTAGAGACTTATACCAAGGAGTTTCTCCGGAAATCCTTTTATGTATGGGAGATACGATCACTCATTTAGAATCAGAAAAAGATTGGGAGACTACTATAAGTCTTTGGTCTAGTTTCCTTTCTCCAGGAAGTAAATTAATTTTAGGTTATCGAGATCTGAGCCATGGAAAGCCGGGAGAAAAAAGTATTTTTGTAGTCCGTTCAGATGAATCCCAAATTTTCTCATGCCAATTACAATTCTTTCAAGATAAAGTTGATATTACGGATATATTTCATGAAAAGACTGATAAAGGTTGGTCTGTTTCTTCCAGTTCGTATAACAAACTCATACTTCCGATAGATGATTTGATCAAAACTATATCATATAAAAATTTTGAACTGAAAAGAAAGGATGAGAAAAACGGGATGAATTTTTTACTTTTCGAAAAGCTTTAA